A stretch of Carnobacterium iners DNA encodes these proteins:
- a CDS encoding oxidoreductase: MKSFSAFIAKEENNTLVTAIQQITKEELPAGEVLIEVHYSGVNYKDALAATSGSGVVRNYPLTLGIDLSGIVVESAVPTVKKGDSVIVTSYQLGVAHDGGYSQYARVPSEWVVPLPEGLSLKEAMIIGTAGFTAAQSIQALESAGINLSQGNILVTGATGGLGSMAIAMLDKLGYSVEAVSRKKEQSADYLSSLGAKSILSIADIDLPKPKPLAKPRWSAIIDPVGGPQLSTLLAQLHYNGAIALSGNAGGIKFETTVLPFILRGVKLIGINSVECPTELRKQLWQRLATDMKPNGLADMIDQQINLTDLPVAFSKILAGNMQGRTLVKIK; this comes from the coding sequence ATGAAGTCTTTTTCAGCTTTTATTGCAAAGGAAGAAAACAACACACTTGTCACTGCTATTCAACAGATAACTAAAGAAGAGTTACCTGCAGGAGAAGTCTTAATCGAGGTTCACTACTCAGGTGTCAATTATAAAGATGCTTTAGCTGCAACATCAGGTAGTGGCGTTGTAAGGAATTACCCACTTACGCTAGGGATCGATTTAAGTGGGATCGTCGTTGAGTCCGCTGTTCCGACAGTTAAAAAAGGCGATTCTGTTATTGTTACAAGCTATCAATTAGGAGTGGCACACGACGGTGGGTATAGTCAGTATGCTCGTGTTCCGAGTGAATGGGTCGTTCCATTACCAGAAGGTTTAAGTTTAAAAGAAGCGATGATTATCGGAACAGCTGGTTTTACAGCTGCACAGTCTATTCAAGCGTTAGAATCAGCTGGAATCAATCTCAGCCAAGGCAATATACTAGTTACAGGTGCTACAGGTGGTTTAGGCAGTATGGCTATTGCTATGCTAGACAAGCTAGGTTATTCTGTTGAAGCTGTCTCTCGTAAAAAAGAACAATCAGCCGATTATTTATCTAGCTTAGGAGCTAAATCTATTTTATCTATCGCTGATATTGACTTACCAAAACCTAAGCCATTAGCTAAACCGCGTTGGTCAGCTATTATTGATCCAGTTGGAGGTCCTCAATTAAGCACTTTGTTAGCTCAACTGCACTATAACGGGGCAATTGCGTTAAGCGGAAATGCTGGTGGCATAAAGTTCGAAACAACTGTTTTGCCTTTTATCTTGCGTGGTGTAAAATTAATCGGGATAAACTCTGTTGAATGCCCAACCGAGTTAAGAAAACAACTATGGCAAAGACTTGCAACAGATATGAAGCCTAATGGTTTGGCTGATATGATTGATCAACAAATTAATTTAACTGACTTACCTGTAGCTTTTTCTAAAATTTTAGCTGGCAATATGCAAGGACGTACACTTGTAAAAATAAAGTAG